One genomic window of Gavia stellata isolate bGavSte3 chromosome 7, bGavSte3.hap2, whole genome shotgun sequence includes the following:
- the VCPKMT gene encoding protein N-lysine methyltransferase METTL21D — protein MAGFVRELERRGGPALRLEQRAAGGVGCVVWDAALVLAKFLETGACPLARRHVLELGAGTGAVGIMAATLGANVTVTDLEELQELLMVNIENNKHLVTGSVRAKVLKWGEDVTEFQPPPDYILMADCIYYEESLEPLLKTLKDLTGPDTCVLCCYEQRTMGKNPEIERKYFELLQMDFELEKIPLDKHDEEYRSEDIHIVNIHRKQTNFPS, from the exons ATGGCGGGCTTCGTGCGGGAGCtggagcggcggggcgggccggcgcTGCGGCTGGAGcagcgggcggcgggcggcgtGGGCTGCGTGGTGTGGGACGCCGCCTTGGTGCTCGCCAAGTTCCTGGAGACCGGCGCTTGCCCCCTCGCCCGCCGCCACGTCCTCGAGCTGGGCGCCGGCACCGGCGCCGTCGGCATCATGGCGGCCACGTTGGG GGCAAACGTGACGGTCACCGACCttgaggagctgcaggagctgttGATGGTTAATATAGAGAACAACAAACATCTGGTCACAGGGTCAGTCCGAGCCAAGGTACTGAAATG GGGTGAAGATGTAACAGAATTTCAGCCTCCCCCCGATTATATACTAATGGCTGATTGCATTTACTACGAGGAG TCGTTAGAACCGTTACTGAAGACACTGAAAGACCTTACTGGCCCTGATACGTGCGTCTTGTGCTGTTACGAACAGAGGACTATGGGAAAGAATCCTGAAATtgagagaaaatactttgag CTGCTTCAGATGGACTTTGAGCTGGAAAAAATTCCCCTGGATAAGCACGATGAGGAGTACCGCAGCGAAGACATTCATATCGTGAATATCCACAGGAAACAAACG AATTTTCCATCGTGA